One Brassica napus cultivar Da-Ae chromosome C4, Da-Ae, whole genome shotgun sequence genomic region harbors:
- the LOC106357412 gene encoding transcription factor DIVARICATA, with amino-acid sequence MSRGLEVMSPATYLETSNWLFQENRGTKWTAEENKKFENALAFYDKDTPDRWFKVAAMLPGKTVGDVIKQYRELEEDVSDIEAGLIPIPGYASDSFTLDWGGYDAGSNGFNMNGYYFAAAGGKRGSAARAAEHERKKGVPWTEEEHRQFLMGLKKYGKGDWRNIARNFVTTRTPTQVASHAQKYFIRQVNGGKDKRRSSIHDITTVNIPDTPDAAAADATNAPCSPPSLGGSQPDASDQWEGQTIYDETAVAFYNQNAFQETLLGMSSTPYMAKLQEQSFLNASQFESYNAYLQM; translated from the exons atgagcaGAGGACTCGAAGTTATGTCACCAGCAACATACTTAGAGACATCAAACTGGTTGTTCCAAGAGAACAGAGGAACCAAGTGGACAGCTGAAGAAAACAAGAAGTTCGAAAACGCTTTAGCCTTTTACGACAAAGACACTCCCGACAGATGGTTCAAAGTCGCAGCTATGCTCCCCGGCAAAACAGTCGGAGACGTGATCAAACAGTACAGAGAGCTAGAGGAAGACGTCAGCGACATCGAAGCTGGTCTTATCCCGATCCCTGGTTACGCCTCTGATTCATTCACGCTAGATTGGGGAGGCTACGACGCTGGAAGCAATGGATTTAACATGAACGGGTATTACTTCGCCGCCGCCGGAGGAAAGAGAGGATCCGCCGCGAGAGCAGCGGAGCATGAAAGGAAGAAAGGTGTTCCATGGACAGAAGAAGAACACAG ACAATTTCTGATGGGTCTGAAGAAGTATGGAAAAGGCGATTGGAGAAACATAGCTCGAAACTTCGTGACCACACGGACGCCGACACAAGTCGCCAGTCATGCTCAAAAGTATTTTATAAGGCAAGTCAACGGCGGCAAAGACAAACGCCGATCAAGCATCCATGATATCACCACCGTCAACATCCCAGACACTCCCGATGCGGCAGCCGCCGATGCCACAAATGCACCATGCTCACCACCGTCATTAGGAGGAAGCCAGCCGGATGCGTCGGATCAGTGGGAAGGTCAAACAATATACGATGAAACAGCAGTTGCGTTTTACAATCAAAACGCGTTTCAGGAAACGCTCCTTGGAATGTCGTCAACGCCATACATGGCAAAACTGCAGGAGCAAAGTTTTCTTAACGCATCGCAATTTGAATCGTACAATGCGTATCTCCAAATGTAG